One region of Emys orbicularis isolate rEmyOrb1 chromosome 4, rEmyOrb1.hap1, whole genome shotgun sequence genomic DNA includes:
- the RPS29 gene encoding small ribosomal subunit protein uS14, with translation MGHQQLYWSHPRKFGQGSRSCRVCSNRHGLIRKYGLNMCRQCFRQYAKDIGFIKLD, from the exons ATGGGTCACCAGCAGCTCTACTGGAGCCACCCCAGGAAGTTCGGCCAGGGCTCCCGCTCGTG CCGCGTGTGCTCGAACCGCCACGGCCTGATCCGCAAGTACGGGCTGAACATGTGCCGGCAGTGCTTCCGCCAGTACGCCAAGGACATCGGCTTCATCAAG TTGGACTAA